From the Paenibacillus sp. FSL H8-0548 genome, one window contains:
- the coaE gene encoding dephospho-CoA kinase (Dephospho-CoA kinase (CoaE) performs the final step in coenzyme A biosynthesis.), which yields MIIGLTGGIASGKSTIAQMLVERGALLVDADQVAREVVLPGEPALEAIASTFGQAVLEEDGSLNRKALGEIVFKDKASLAKLEAITHPAIRSTMQNRLHSYSEQFPNRLVVADIPLLYETKQENLYEGIMVVYVPAEVQHARLMERNQLSEEEARRRVALQMNIEQKRQKADWVIDNSGTFEQTEMQVQQFMKSQSLL from the coding sequence ATGATAATCGGATTAACCGGCGGTATTGCCAGCGGTAAAAGCACAATCGCACAAATGCTCGTAGAACGCGGTGCACTGCTGGTCGATGCCGATCAAGTTGCAAGGGAAGTCGTTCTTCCGGGTGAACCAGCATTAGAGGCGATTGCCTCTACGTTTGGACAAGCTGTATTGGAAGAGGACGGTTCGCTTAACCGAAAGGCACTTGGGGAGATCGTATTTAAGGACAAAGCCTCGTTAGCGAAGCTTGAAGCGATTACCCACCCTGCTATACGCTCAACTATGCAGAATCGATTACATAGCTATTCGGAGCAGTTTCCTAACCGTTTAGTCGTTGCGGATATACCGCTCTTGTATGAAACGAAGCAGGAGAACCTATATGAGGGTATAATGGTTGTATATGTTCCAGCTGAGGTACAGCATGCACGTTTAATGGAACGCAATCAATTGTCTGAGGAAGAAGCCCGCCGCCGGGTAGCACTGCAAATGAATATTGAGCAGAAGCGTCAAAAAGCGGATTGGGTGATTGATAATAGTGGGACTTTTGAACAGACAGAGATGCAGGTACAGCAATTTATGAAAAGCCAGAGCTTGCTATGA
- a CDS encoding alpha/beta-type small acid-soluble spore protein, whose translation MSASRSSNQLVVPQATAALDQLKYEVAQELGIAIPQDGYYGNMATRDAGSIGGSITRRLVQIAEQSLAGQYK comes from the coding sequence ATGAGCGCATCCCGCAGCAGTAACCAACTGGTAGTGCCACAAGCGACAGCTGCCCTTGATCAATTGAAATATGAAGTTGCTCAAGAGCTAGGCATCGCAATTCCGCAAGACGGATACTACGGCAACATGGCTACAAGAGACGCAGGCTCGATCGGTGGATCTATTACCCGTCGCCTGGTACAAATTGCCGAGCAATCTCTTGCAGGTCAATACAAATAA
- a CDS encoding helix-turn-helix domain-containing protein, with protein MRRKSLLNKMILFGSVISILPVVIIGLFSYIQSSKQVQERVNQAEMQYVRQLNANIEQVLKTVDHTLTNLAESRVMEDAMYSVMSAPNFQLYNNLKSEITHLQSFDTKVEDVIIVNKQRNWLIKNSGIKRLNEHPDEQAYLDKFELTQNTSWLLVEKNSYKDAISSRSCPYMISLVKKLPNITINKYALAIANIPACSIAELITDGEGQEEIIVLNEEQRIVLHKDSAMIGKPLSSHPIFEAKMSFDDTSGQLVTIHESRPYTVTYYKSAFNGWIYMSVVSIDQLTEESRQIGWLTLAISLFIMILSILFVLLGTNKLYTPLKRLVKAIEGRDVGSEASPRNEVQVIEDHIKHLFNSNSKLENEVRSQVQQVSSLFFHRMLSGSLRDAEIHEKMNYFGFQPNWQQMAVLAIQVDTLENTHYESKDLELLLFAVLNISEEVVPMENRLPVILMDRSVVVVAGYEEESWQQVEEQLYQLTESLKDLITRYLGLSTSIGISAPFQEMKYASRAYEESLEALTHRIRLGKGIIVPFSSLHSGKPSVGFEYPARIESDLIQAIKLAEQEEALVLLRSWMSEAINQIGLPDHYQLSLVRLLNRLLLLGQEAGIALGKNGTYWMSLYEEVLAMHVSDEIEEWFKDKLIMPMLQQFAERRHSQDQKLSERIIDLIQNHYDFEFTLEDCAARLHYNASYLSSVFKKETGHTFSEYLASYRLHIAKQWLTETDMTVKDIADRLKYNNSHNFIRAFRKQEDMTPGQYRSQYSGK; from the coding sequence ATGCGCAGAAAAAGCCTGCTTAACAAAATGATTCTTTTTGGAAGCGTAATCAGTATTTTGCCCGTGGTCATTATCGGGTTGTTCTCCTATATACAGTCCTCGAAACAAGTGCAGGAGCGGGTCAATCAGGCCGAGATGCAGTATGTCAGGCAGTTGAATGCGAATATCGAGCAAGTGCTCAAGACGGTTGATCATACCTTAACGAATCTCGCTGAATCCCGCGTGATGGAGGATGCGATGTATAGTGTGATGAGCGCTCCTAATTTTCAGCTGTATAACAATCTCAAAAGTGAAATTACCCATCTGCAGTCTTTTGATACTAAGGTGGAGGACGTTATCATCGTGAACAAGCAGCGAAATTGGCTGATCAAAAATTCGGGCATTAAGCGGCTTAACGAGCATCCCGATGAACAGGCGTATTTGGATAAATTTGAATTGACACAAAATACATCTTGGCTGCTGGTGGAAAAAAACAGCTACAAGGATGCCATCTCGAGTCGCAGCTGTCCGTATATGATCAGTCTGGTGAAGAAGCTGCCAAACATTACGATTAACAAATATGCGCTTGCGATCGCCAACATCCCGGCTTGCAGCATTGCCGAATTAATAACGGATGGGGAGGGCCAGGAAGAAATCATTGTCCTGAATGAGGAGCAGCGCATTGTATTACACAAGGACAGTGCTATGATTGGCAAGCCTCTGTCCTCGCATCCGATATTTGAGGCCAAGATGAGCTTTGATGATACGTCTGGGCAGCTGGTGACGATACATGAAAGCCGCCCCTACACGGTTACCTATTACAAATCAGCCTTTAATGGCTGGATCTATATGTCGGTCGTATCGATTGATCAACTGACCGAGGAATCACGGCAGATCGGCTGGTTAACGCTGGCGATTAGTTTATTCATCATGATATTGTCGATTCTCTTTGTCCTGCTGGGTACGAATAAGCTGTATACCCCATTGAAGCGTTTGGTCAAAGCGATCGAAGGAAGAGATGTGGGCAGTGAAGCTTCTCCGCGCAATGAAGTACAGGTGATCGAGGATCATATCAAGCATCTGTTCAATTCGAACTCCAAGCTGGAGAACGAGGTGCGGAGCCAGGTGCAGCAGGTGAGCTCGCTATTTTTCCACCGCATGCTCAGCGGCAGTTTGCGCGACGCGGAAATTCACGAAAAAATGAACTACTTTGGTTTCCAGCCCAATTGGCAGCAAATGGCGGTGCTGGCGATTCAGGTAGATACGCTGGAGAATACCCATTATGAATCCAAGGATTTGGAGCTGCTGCTGTTTGCTGTGCTAAATATTTCGGAAGAGGTTGTACCGATGGAAAACCGGCTGCCGGTTATTTTGATGGATCGCTCGGTGGTCGTTGTCGCCGGTTATGAGGAAGAAAGCTGGCAGCAAGTGGAGGAGCAGCTTTATCAGCTGACAGAATCGCTGAAAGATTTGATCACACGTTATTTGGGTTTGTCGACCAGCATTGGAATTAGTGCGCCGTTTCAGGAGATGAAGTATGCTTCGCGTGCGTACGAGGAATCTTTGGAGGCACTGACCCACCGGATTCGCCTTGGCAAAGGTATTATCGTGCCGTTCAGCAGCTTGCATTCAGGCAAGCCTTCGGTCGGTTTTGAATATCCGGCTCGCATTGAGAGTGATTTGATTCAAGCGATTAAGCTGGCTGAGCAGGAGGAAGCGCTTGTACTGCTGCGCAGTTGGATGTCCGAAGCGATTAACCAGATTGGGTTGCCGGATCATTATCAGCTGTCGCTGGTCCGGCTGCTCAATCGACTGCTCTTGCTGGGGCAGGAAGCAGGGATCGCTCTGGGCAAGAACGGCACCTACTGGATGTCGCTTTACGAGGAAGTATTGGCGATGCATGTCAGCGATGAAATTGAAGAATGGTTCAAGGATAAATTGATCATGCCGATGCTTCAGCAATTTGCTGAACGACGTCATTCGCAGGATCAGAAGCTTTCGGAACGCATTATCGATTTGATTCAAAATCACTATGATTTCGAATTTACACTCGAAGATTGTGCCGCACGATTGCACTATAATGCCAGCTATTTGAGCAGCGTCTTCAAGAAGGAGACTGGCCATACGTTTAGCGAATATTTGGCCAGCTACCGACTTCATATTGCCAAGCAGTGGCTGACGGAAACCGATATGACGGTTAAGGACATTGCTGATCGGCTGAAATACAACAATTCACATAATTTTATCCGTGCATTCCGCAAGCAGGAGGATATGACGCCTGGACAGTATCGATCGCAGTATAGCGGCAAGTAG
- a CDS encoding MntP/YtaF family protein: MFAHVVSLLVLAFAVSLDGFGVGVTYGLRRIRIPLLSVIIITLCSGLIIFLSMQVGGWLTGFLTEFVARLIGACVLILIGCYALLQLRRGKQNNEIKEGTGQSDQQRTAERSTKPQAQEIASTALVVMVELKRLGLVIQILRTPQAADVDKSGTISASEAVMLGVALSLDAFGAGLGAALIGLPSLLTALTIMAASALFLVGGIRFGFRFSAWRGMQALSIVPGVLLIAMGIMKLL; encoded by the coding sequence TTGTTCGCGCATGTTGTTTCTCTATTAGTGCTTGCGTTTGCCGTTAGTTTAGATGGATTTGGTGTCGGTGTTACGTATGGATTGCGGCGAATACGAATTCCACTGCTCTCTGTTATCATTATCACTTTGTGCTCTGGTCTCATTATTTTTTTGTCGATGCAGGTTGGCGGCTGGCTGACTGGATTTCTTACCGAGTTCGTTGCGCGTCTTATTGGGGCATGCGTGCTCATCCTGATTGGTTGCTACGCACTGCTGCAGCTTAGACGCGGGAAGCAAAATAATGAGATCAAAGAGGGTACAGGGCAATCTGATCAACAAAGAACAGCGGAGCGGAGTACGAAGCCGCAGGCCCAAGAGATCGCCAGCACAGCGCTTGTTGTCATGGTAGAGCTGAAGCGTCTAGGGCTTGTCATTCAAATTCTTCGGACACCACAAGCGGCAGATGTCGACAAATCAGGTACGATATCCGCATCGGAAGCCGTTATGCTAGGAGTTGCGTTGTCGCTGGATGCGTTTGGAGCAGGTCTTGGAGCCGCATTGATTGGATTGCCTTCCTTATTGACTGCTTTGACGATCATGGCAGCCAGCGCATTGTTTCTCGTAGGAGGCATTCGATTTGGCTTTCGGTTCTCTGCTTGGCGAGGCATGCAAGCATTATCTATCGTGCCAGGTGTATTATTAATTGCGATGGGAATTATGAAGCTGTTATAA
- a CDS encoding lytic transglycosylase domain-containing protein yields MRVLQKKRVLLILLLGLMTILFLKSDWLAVWMYPVHFKEDIRASASNYGVEPHLVAAIIRSETNYKTGKDSKKGALGLMQIMPETADWVVQKAGFNEVNEDMLRNRADVSLQVGSWYLKSLDQQFDQNKVAAVAAYNAGPGNVRKWLDSGVWDGKMESVKQIPFGETRHYVKRVFYYYNKYKDLYPSL; encoded by the coding sequence ATGAGAGTACTGCAGAAGAAAAGAGTTCTGCTCATACTGCTGCTCGGTCTTATGACTATTTTGTTTCTTAAATCAGATTGGCTCGCCGTTTGGATGTATCCTGTGCACTTTAAGGAAGACATTCGTGCAAGCGCCTCAAATTACGGCGTGGAGCCTCATTTGGTAGCTGCGATTATACGGAGTGAAACCAATTATAAGACAGGTAAGGATTCGAAAAAGGGCGCGCTTGGACTCATGCAAATAATGCCAGAAACGGCTGATTGGGTTGTGCAAAAGGCTGGCTTTAACGAGGTAAATGAGGACATGCTTCGAAATCGTGCGGATGTCAGCCTTCAGGTCGGCTCATGGTATTTGAAATCTTTGGATCAGCAGTTTGATCAAAATAAAGTTGCAGCTGTAGCTGCTTACAATGCTGGCCCTGGAAACGTTCGGAAATGGCTTGACTCGGGTGTATGGGACGGTAAAATGGAATCAGTAAAGCAAATTCCATTTGGAGAAACCAGACATTATGTAAAACGGGTATTCTACTACTATAATAAGTACAAGGATCTATATCCGAGCCTCTAA
- a CDS encoding sensor domain-containing protein has translation MKAIEANAKATTGKVNWVLFNPKTYATILYLLLSLPLGIIYFTVAITGLVLSIGLTPIFIGIPLFFGVAKLLNGIVSFEQSMIRQILGLPTPPFSNTYNHQSEAGQNWLMRMVRGFDGGLFIRNLLLILLRFVTGIVFFVIMVTVISLGLGFIALPVVHIILMNEIQLDILENNLFNYFHIDWTYNQQYMLYVGVGLVLFWIALRVVNGLMQIQRRIMYVDEPYQQQQQPVPAESQIHAQVQSSQYFKYQEDQPTQGMIQPVFRELL, from the coding sequence ATGAAGGCAATAGAAGCGAATGCAAAAGCAACGACAGGTAAAGTGAATTGGGTGCTTTTTAATCCCAAAACCTATGCAACGATCCTCTATTTATTGCTATCCCTCCCGTTAGGGATTATCTATTTTACAGTAGCGATAACAGGGCTTGTACTATCAATCGGTTTAACTCCAATCTTTATCGGAATACCGTTATTTTTTGGAGTAGCTAAGCTGTTGAATGGGATTGTAAGTTTTGAACAAAGCATGATTAGACAAATTTTAGGTTTACCAACTCCTCCTTTTTCGAATACTTACAATCATCAGTCTGAAGCTGGGCAGAACTGGTTGATGCGAATGGTGAGAGGATTTGACGGTGGGCTGTTCATTCGAAATCTGCTGCTCATATTACTAAGGTTTGTAACAGGCATTGTATTCTTTGTTATTATGGTAACGGTGATTTCACTAGGACTAGGATTTATTGCTCTTCCAGTCGTGCACATCATTTTAATGAATGAAATACAGCTGGATATTTTAGAAAATAACTTGTTTAATTATTTTCATATCGATTGGACCTATAATCAGCAATATATGCTGTACGTAGGCGTTGGATTGGTGCTTTTCTGGATCGCGCTTCGCGTCGTAAATGGGCTTATGCAAATTCAGCGTAGAATTATGTATGTGGATGAGCCATATCAGCAGCAGCAGCAGCCAGTGCCAGCGGAATCACAAATACATGCGCAGGTTCAGTCATCGCAATATTTTAAGTACCAAGAGGATCAGCCCACTCAAGGGATGATACAGCCAGTCTTTAGAGAGCTTTTGTAG
- a CDS encoding leucine-rich repeat protein, with product MKKSAFFPLLALVICWTSLSQVPYAYALKEGNYTYTTDGQHATITDFPRGAAVDIIIPNKLGGLPVTAIGETAFYITDITSVVFPNSLTSIGNDAFGYNFLTSVDFPENLTSIGERAFQKNMLTTLVLPDSVTSLGQEVFKDNLLTSVNLSNNLTMISDFAFRNNLLTSVVIPDSVTSIGGYAFRYNNLSSVSLLSRSTVIDPLAFNNNQAIPADLKIFGFSGSVVQSFALSKGFTFVDSTALFDAMTTSKQLLKNHLPGTDIGQVSSEYYHDLMDALDNAELFVDLITFATTVSDLNGAAADLNAMIQAFSNEIVTADVTALEARIAEANQVLTDHPEGTEVGETSGAARAILQAAISAGQGIADDSANQTQNQLDTAAASLSAAVEVFEGAIIQAGDAAALEARIAEANQALMDHPEGTEVGETSGAARAILQAAILAGQGIADDSANQTQNQLDTAAAALYASLEQFEASWIELVLIVPAEDLYGNSGVLRFTLKYAYDVIVTGTPRVPLIIGTGDASEIVYALYSGVRGVPMNELSFSYEVSEGLADEDGIDIAPRLDLPTGSNIAMLNGDTASLAYTAVDTSGIRIVSISPILTLVAGENGGLGKDVTVTENIFGIAVGNTLTNLAWMKESHGINDFVDGAGTAILAAKKFSVTSNGVYTVYAKDLAGNESVKEIAITDIGPSSPGSVSGNQGTVAPDTATIMLGGIRTEVSVTTELTADGQLVNVLHLTTEQLTKSLSSGQTNVFIVVDGLGPAVKVSMPTEFLQSVRYEQPDAGVQVTVNGNRLWIPFRVIGNMPKEGNLATTIIQVSDAANLSLQETIKKQGAVPLLEQPILISLDIDGQAVSDWRGIYVQRKSDQLAAVDSDKATVVWIDAKNKMHFVPSSFASDGTVTIHVVQGGVYTVIQSDRTFLDLREHWAQKDIELLANKLIIDGLPDGRFYPENTITRAEFAALLVRALGLSEASAGEPFTDVTAANWYAGSVGTAQRAGLITGYEDGSFRPNASITREQMAVMIIRAISFAGKMIPTENTDTLLSFADGAEISNWATDATEQLVGIEIIQGMTGTTFAPKASASRAQSAVMLRRMLLYLQYINP from the coding sequence ATGAAAAAATCAGCTTTTTTCCCATTGCTTGCTTTGGTTATTTGTTGGACGTCCCTATCGCAGGTCCCATATGCGTATGCGCTCAAGGAGGGCAATTATACGTATACGACTGACGGCCAGCATGCAACAATTACGGATTTCCCTAGAGGTGCTGCCGTGGATATTATTATTCCGAATAAATTGGGAGGATTACCGGTCACTGCAATTGGAGAAACGGCATTTTATATTACCGATATCACAAGCGTGGTTTTTCCGAACAGTCTGACGAGTATTGGCAATGATGCATTTGGATATAACTTTCTCACGAGTGTGGACTTCCCGGAAAACTTAACAAGTATTGGCGAAAGAGCATTTCAAAAAAATATGCTTACCACCCTTGTTCTCCCTGATAGTGTCACAAGCTTAGGACAGGAAGTATTCAAAGATAATTTGCTCACAAGCGTGAACCTATCGAACAATTTGACAATGATTAGTGATTTTGCTTTTAGAAACAACCTGCTCACAAGCGTAGTGATCCCTGATAGTGTAACGAGTATTGGGGGTTACGCATTCCGTTATAACAATTTATCAAGCGTGTCGCTGCTAAGCAGATCGACAGTCATTGATCCACTCGCATTCAACAACAATCAAGCAATTCCGGCCGATTTAAAGATTTTTGGTTTCTCAGGTTCAGTCGTACAATCTTTTGCGCTCAGCAAAGGGTTCACATTTGTTGATAGTACAGCTTTATTCGATGCGATGACTACGTCAAAGCAGTTGCTAAAAAATCATTTGCCAGGCACAGATATCGGACAAGTGTCGTCGGAGTATTATCATGATTTGATGGATGCACTTGACAATGCTGAGCTATTTGTCGATTTGATCACTTTTGCAACTACAGTTTCCGATTTGAATGGCGCTGCCGCCGATTTGAACGCGATGATTCAGGCATTCTCCAATGAAATCGTTACTGCCGACGTAACCGCATTGGAAGCGCGGATTGCAGAGGCGAATCAGGTGTTGACAGATCATCCGGAAGGTACGGAAGTAGGAGAGACGTCGGGTGCGGCTAGAGCGATTTTGCAAGCGGCAATTTCGGCTGGGCAAGGCATAGCAGACGATTCGGCGAATCAAACTCAGAATCAGCTGGATACGGCTGCCGCTAGTTTGAGCGCTGCGGTAGAAGTATTCGAAGGAGCGATTATTCAAGCTGGCGATGCTGCCGCATTGGAAGCGCGGATTGCAGAGGCGAATCAGGCGTTGATGGATCATCCTGAAGGTACGGAAGTAGGAGAGACGTCCGGTGCGGCTAGAGCGATTTTGCAAGCGGCAATCTTGGCTGGGCAAGGCATAGCAGACGATTCGGCGAATCAAACCCAGAATCAGCTGGATACGGCTGCCGCAGCTTTATATGCCAGTCTGGAGCAGTTTGAAGCATCTTGGATCGAATTGGTGTTGATAGTGCCTGCTGAAGATCTTTATGGAAACAGCGGGGTATTACGCTTTACTTTGAAGTACGCTTATGATGTAATCGTTACTGGTACGCCAAGGGTTCCACTCATCATTGGTACTGGTGATGCGTCCGAAATCGTCTACGCCCTTTATTCGGGAGTACGCGGAGTGCCAATGAACGAGCTTTCCTTCTCATACGAAGTATCGGAAGGACTCGCGGACGAGGATGGCATTGACATCGCTCCGCGACTGGATCTCCCAACCGGCTCGAACATTGCGATGTTGAACGGTGACACTGCTTCACTTGCGTATACCGCTGTGGATACGAGTGGAATTCGCATTGTATCGATTTCGCCAATTCTTACTTTAGTCGCTGGAGAGAACGGCGGTTTGGGAAAAGACGTAACGGTAACTGAAAACATATTTGGGATTGCGGTAGGCAATACGTTGACGAATCTTGCTTGGATGAAGGAAAGTCATGGTATAAATGATTTTGTGGATGGTGCTGGAACTGCTATCTTAGCCGCGAAGAAATTCAGCGTCACCTCGAATGGCGTCTACACTGTCTATGCCAAGGATTTGGCAGGCAATGAATCGGTTAAAGAGATCGCCATTACTGACATCGGGCCTTCATCTCCCGGTTCGGTTTCTGGGAATCAAGGAACCGTTGCCCCGGACACGGCTACCATTATGCTCGGCGGCATCCGTACGGAGGTAAGTGTTACGACTGAGCTGACGGCTGACGGACAACTCGTGAATGTGCTTCACTTGACAACGGAGCAGTTGACCAAGTCGCTGAGCTCTGGCCAAACAAATGTCTTTATTGTCGTTGATGGACTTGGTCCAGCAGTTAAGGTGAGTATGCCAACTGAGTTTCTTCAGAGTGTGAGGTACGAACAACCTGATGCTGGCGTTCAGGTGACGGTGAACGGAAACCGCTTGTGGATTCCGTTCCGCGTAATCGGGAACATGCCTAAGGAAGGAAACCTTGCGACAACGATTATCCAGGTGTCCGATGCGGCAAATCTTTCCTTGCAGGAAACGATCAAAAAACAAGGTGCCGTTCCATTGCTTGAGCAGCCGATCCTGATTTCGCTGGACATTGACGGTCAGGCCGTTAGCGATTGGCGCGGTATCTACGTACAACGGAAGAGTGACCAGTTGGCTGCGGTCGATTCGGACAAAGCAACGGTCGTATGGATAGATGCGAAAAACAAGATGCATTTTGTGCCTTCATCATTTGCAAGCGATGGAACCGTGACCATCCATGTGGTTCAAGGCGGTGTATATACGGTCATTCAATCTGATCGAACGTTCTTGGATTTACGCGAACATTGGGCGCAAAAGGATATCGAGCTGCTGGCGAACAAGCTGATCATAGACGGTTTGCCTGATGGAAGGTTTTATCCGGAAAATACGATCACTCGCGCTGAATTCGCAGCGTTGCTTGTACGAGCGCTCGGATTATCCGAGGCAAGCGCAGGCGAACCGTTTACGGACGTGACAGCGGCGAATTGGTACGCCGGATCGGTAGGCACGGCGCAGCGAGCAGGCTTGATCACCGGTTATGAAGACGGCTCATTCCGTCCAAATGCCAGCATCACCCGAGAACAGATGGCTGTTATGATCATAAGAGCAATCTCGTTCGCTGGGAAAATGATACCGACAGAGAACACAGATACGCTGCTGTCATTTGCCGACGGAGCTGAAATTTCCAATTGGGCGACCGATGCGACGGAGCAGTTGGTCGGAATCGAAATCATTCAGGGAATGACGGGTACGACATTTGCTCCCAAAGCGAGTGCCTCCAGAGCGCAAAGCGCCGTGATGCTTAGGCGAATGCTTCTATACTTGCAATATATTAATCCATAA
- the nrdR gene encoding transcriptional regulator NrdR: MKCPYCDFAGTKVLDSRPANENKSIRRRRECEKCSRRFTTFEMIEETPLIVIKKDGSREEFSRDKILRGLIRACEKRPVPVERLEVIVSEVEKELRTTAHAEVDSSDIGSIVMNELYPVDEVAYVRFASVYRQFKDIDMFMKELNNLLSKHPLNGMIDKD; the protein is encoded by the coding sequence ATGAAATGTCCATATTGCGATTTTGCCGGAACAAAAGTATTGGATTCCAGACCTGCAAACGAAAACAAATCGATTCGTCGACGCCGTGAATGCGAAAAATGCAGTCGGCGCTTCACTACCTTTGAAATGATTGAAGAAACGCCTCTGATTGTGATCAAAAAAGATGGCAGCCGTGAAGAGTTTAGCCGAGACAAAATATTGCGTGGTCTTATCCGCGCCTGTGAGAAACGTCCTGTGCCAGTTGAGCGCTTGGAGGTAATCGTATCTGAGGTGGAGAAGGAGCTGCGCACAACGGCGCATGCCGAGGTAGACAGCAGCGATATCGGTTCGATTGTCATGAATGAGCTTTATCCGGTCGACGAGGTAGCTTACGTCCGTTTCGCATCCGTATATCGTCAATTCAAAGACATCGATATGTTCATGAAGGAGCTCAATAATCTGCTCTCCAAACACCCGCTGAACGGCATGATAGATAAAGATTGA
- a CDS encoding extracellular solute-binding protein, with protein MKRRVAISMFMALTLLLSACGNGNGNASTGGKENEGTEGSGGQAARAKISIMTPLHMAETPDAKIEQLIEEKLNVDLDIQWIPASTFPDRMSAAFATSSLTDIVNISITGANREAIRDGQFWDISSYIDQYENLKKLNPEVLNNTKVDGKLYALYQGRPLSRQGIIYRQDWAEQLGLSDPQNLDELYTMLEKFTNEDPDQNGQKDTVGLAERGDLVSGAFKTIASWNGTPNEWGVMDGKLAPAFMFPEYQETMEFFKKLRSNGYINSDFPVTSKTEQQNLIMNSKAGAYIGCMCDVQQLYTGLAQLQPDAQLEVFNQVKGPSGKFTVFSGPGFNHPYLFPKSAIKTEEKLKQVLAFMDGMMSPEIANMLYWGIENEHYTVVDGMAVPVKEQGKIDRDVKPYNTIEVGDSATNNRLEGKYDYAPMQKAQELFADNEAYVVPDPTLMLDSDTFTKHKDRLAQIITDATYNYMLGEMDEAGFNKAVERWKSEGGTQMIEEFNAAYEQNK; from the coding sequence TTGAAACGAAGAGTTGCAATTAGTATGTTTATGGCACTGACACTGCTGCTTAGTGCATGTGGCAATGGAAACGGCAATGCTTCAACAGGGGGAAAAGAAAATGAAGGAACAGAAGGGAGTGGCGGTCAGGCGGCCCGCGCAAAAATTTCCATCATGACGCCGCTGCATATGGCAGAAACGCCGGATGCCAAGATTGAACAATTAATTGAGGAGAAGCTGAATGTGGATTTAGATATCCAGTGGATACCAGCTTCTACTTTTCCGGATCGAATGAGTGCAGCCTTTGCTACGAGCAGCTTGACTGACATCGTCAACATCTCGATTACAGGTGCCAACCGTGAAGCAATTCGTGATGGTCAGTTCTGGGACATTTCCTCTTATATTGATCAATACGAGAACTTGAAGAAGCTGAATCCAGAAGTGTTGAACAATACTAAAGTGGACGGTAAGCTGTATGCGCTCTATCAAGGACGGCCGCTATCCCGTCAAGGCATTATTTATCGCCAGGATTGGGCTGAGCAGCTTGGGTTGTCCGATCCGCAAAATCTGGACGAATTGTACACGATGCTTGAGAAGTTTACTAATGAAGATCCCGATCAAAATGGTCAAAAGGATACTGTTGGTCTGGCGGAGCGAGGGGATCTGGTTTCTGGCGCATTCAAAACGATTGCTTCATGGAATGGAACGCCTAATGAATGGGGGGTAATGGACGGTAAGCTTGCTCCAGCTTTTATGTTCCCTGAATATCAGGAAACGATGGAGTTTTTCAAAAAGCTTCGTTCAAACGGATACATTAATTCCGATTTTCCGGTTACAAGCAAGACCGAGCAGCAAAATCTCATCATGAACAGCAAAGCTGGCGCTTATATCGGCTGTATGTGCGATGTGCAGCAGCTGTACACTGGACTTGCGCAATTGCAGCCTGATGCGCAGCTCGAGGTGTTTAACCAGGTGAAGGGGCCAAGCGGCAAATTTACTGTATTCTCAGGCCCAGGCTTCAACCACCCGTATCTGTTCCCAAAATCAGCGATTAAGACGGAGGAGAAATTGAAGCAGGTGCTGGCTTTTATGGATGGCATGATGAGCCCAGAAATCGCAAATATGCTTTACTGGGGCATTGAGAATGAGCATTATACTGTTGTGGATGGAATGGCTGTACCTGTTAAGGAACAAGGGAAAATTGACCGTGATGTGAAACCGTACAATACGATTGAAGTCGGCGATTCGGCGACAAATAATCGTCTGGAAGGCAAATATGATTACGCGCCAATGCAGAAAGCGCAGGAATTGTTTGCCGACAATGAAGCGTATGTCGTACCCGATCCAACGCTTATGCTGGATTCCGATACCTTTACCAAGCACAAGGATCGTCTGGCTCAAATCATCACGGACGCTACCTATAATTATATGCTTGGCGAAATGGACGAGGCTGGATTTAACAAGGCAGTTGAGCGCTGGAAGTCTGAGGGCGGTACGCAAATGATCGAAGAGTTTAACGCTGCCTACGAGCAAAACAAATAA